One part of the Musa acuminata AAA Group cultivar baxijiao chromosome BXJ1-5, Cavendish_Baxijiao_AAA, whole genome shotgun sequence genome encodes these proteins:
- the LOC135674869 gene encoding curcumin synthase 2-like — protein MAAIHASRKTTRSEGPATIMAIGTANPPNLYEQSSYADFYFRVTNSEHMQELKQKFQRICDRTMIKRRYMLLTEEILREKPGMCSYMGTSFDERQDIVVEEVPRLAKEAAAKAIKEWGRDKSEITHLLFCSTSGIDMPGADYRLIKLLGLPLTVNRIMLYSQACHMGAQMLRIAKDIAENNRDARVLLVACEVNTLIFRGPDERDIQSLAGQVAFADGAAAVIVGADPIQGVEKPIFEIMSAAEVTVPESDMAVGGQLKQVGLTFHFMRQLPMLIANNLEKCLQEAFKPLGITDWNEVFWVSHPGNWGIMDAIEAKLALQKGKLRSSRHVFSEYGNMMGATVLFVMDDVRKRSTVEERTTTGDGLEWGFLCAFGPGLSIETLVLHSVPL, from the exons ATGGCCGCCATCCACGCCTCCCGCAAGACCACAAGATCTGAAGGTCCGGCCACCATCATGGCCATCGGCACCGCCAATCCCCCCAACCTCTACGAGCAGAGCTCTTACGCGGACTTCTACTTCCGGGTGACCAACTCGGAGCACATGCAGGAGCTCAAGCAGAAGTTCCAGCGTATCT GTGACAGGACCATGATCAAGAGGCGTTACATGCTGCTCACGGAGGAGATCCTCAGAGAGAAACCAGGGATGTGCTCTTATATGGGGACCTCCTTCGACGAGCGGCAGGACATCGTGGTGGAAGAGGTGCCGAGGCTCGCCAAGGAAGCCGCCGCCAAGGCCATCAAAGAGTGGGGCCGCGACAAGTCGGAGATCACCCACTTGCTCTTCTGCTCCACTAGCGGCATCGACATGCCCGGCGCCGACTACCGCCTCATCAAGCTCCTCGGCCTCCCGCTGACTGTCAACCGCATCATGCTCTACAGCCAGGCCTGCCACATGGGTGCTCAGATGCTTCGCATCGCCAAGGACATCGCGGAGAACAACAGGGACGCCCGCGTGCTCCTGGTCGCCTGCGAGGTCAACACCCTCATCTTCCGAGGACCGGACGAGCGCGACATCCAGAGCCTGGCAGGCCAGGTCGCGTTTGCCGACGGAGCAGCAGCGGTCATTGTCGGCGCGGATCCAATCCAAGGCGTCGAGAAGCCCATCTTCGAGATCATGTCTGCTGCGGAAGTGACGGTGCCGGAGAGCGACATGGCCGTGGGAGGGCAACTCAAGCAGGTCGGCCTCACCTTCCATTTCATGCGCCAGCTTCCCATGCTCATCGCCAACAACCTAGAGAAGTGCCTCCAAGAGGCATTCAAGCCCCTGGGCATCACTGACTGGAACGAGGTCTTCTGGGTTTCGCACCCGGGGAACTGGGGGATCATGGACGCCATCGAGGCCAAGCTGGCGCTCCAGAAGGGGAAGCTCCGCTCCTCGAGACATGTGTTCAGCGAGTACGGGAACATGATGGGCGCCACCGTTCTCTTCGTCATGGACGACGTCAGGAAGCGGTCGACGGTCGAGGAGCGGACAACCACCGGCGACGGGCTCGAGTGGGGATTCCTCTGCGCCTTTGGACCTGGGCTGTCCATTGAGACTCTGGTGCTCCACAGTGTACCGCTCTAG